From one Coffea eugenioides isolate CCC68of chromosome 11, Ceug_1.0, whole genome shotgun sequence genomic stretch:
- the LOC113753417 gene encoding F-box/LRR-repeat protein 4 → MDSILCDELLQEIFHRLPPSSSAAVSLVSKRWLRLLRSSTVALSLTFISTPLALPSLSSFLSHHPYLSSLSLSDSSSSSFSSSSHHLLQSIASSCPNLRHLRFLAEPVSGFSLLSLSNSCSHLSSLTITLSRPLCFQWLAPLRALKDLSVFITGSETELFSYNGFASVLDAELNLESLSLCGSRGVDYGLNFLWRNCKKLEKLKLKSCECVGDNASFSAFIKGLETLKEVELRTSRTVADGVLLKLAEGSVSLSSLLVYDGGSKEGLLQFISHSRADVQKLDLRLPLDLDNDHLIAVAENFRTLSSLRLQSCCLVTGEGLKTIGRALSEELEELALINCDVVEREPGLLTTLGQNLKRLRKLDLSYNELLLDKELSAMLVSSSNLKELKLRGCNRLTNMAMVSMARRCKQLETVDIMYCCRIEMEAVELFLSNSSHLRQLQVEESKLSVVAKKLVSKNCIEIVA, encoded by the coding sequence ATGGACAGCATTCTCTGCGATGAGCTCCTCCAAGAAATCTTTCACCGCCTCCCGCCGTCGTCATCAGCAGCAGTCTCTTTAGTCTCGAAGCGGTGGCTCCGTCTACTCCGCTCCTCCACCGTCGCTCTCTCTCTCACCTTCATCAGTACTCCCCTTGCCCTTCCTTCTCTCTCCTCTTTCCTCTCCCACCATCCCTATCTCTCTTCTCTGTCGCTCTCCgactcttcttcttcctccttctCCTCTTCCTCCCATCACCTCCTTCAGTCCATCGCCTCTTCTTGCCCCAACCTCCGTCACCTCCGCTTCCTGGCTGAGCCCGTTTCTGGGTTCTCTCTGCTTTCCCTTTCCAATTCTTGCTCTCATCTCTCTTCGCTTACCATCACTCTCTCCAGACCTCTCTGTTTCCAGTGGCTCGCACCTCTCCGCGCTCTTAAAGACCTTTCGGTCTTTATAACCGGAAGTGAAACCGAATTGTTCAGCTACAACGGCTTCGCTTCAGTTCTTGATGCTGAACTGAATTTAGAGTCTCTTTCCCTGTGTGGAAGTCGAGGGGTTGATTATGGCCTCAATTTTCTATGGAGGAATTGCAAGAAACTGGAGAAATTGAAGCTGAAAAGCTGTGAATGCGTGGGAGATAACGCGTCTTTTTCAGCATTTATCAAGGGATTAGAGACTCTCAAAGAAGTGGAATTGAGGACTTCTAGGACTGTAGCGGATGGGGTTTTATTAAAATTAGCAGAGGGCTCTGTTTCTTTAAGTTCTTTGCTGGTCTACGATGGCGGTAGTAAAGAGGGCTTGCTTCAATTCATTAGTCATAGCAGGGCTGACGTGCAGAAACTTGACTTGAGGTTGCCTCTTGATCTCGACAACGATCATTTGATAGCAGTGGCTGAGAATTTCCGGACCCTATCCAGTTTAAGATTGCAGAGTTGTTGTCTTGTTACTGGTGAAGGGCTAAAGACTATTGGCAGAGCTTTGAGTGAAGAGCTTGAGGAGCTGGCTTTGATAAATTGTGATGTGGTTGAAAGAGAACCTGGGTTGTTGACGACCTTGGGACAGAATTTGAAAAGGTTGAGGAAATTGGACTTGTCTTATAATGAATTGTTGCTTGATAAAGAGCTCTCAGCAATGTTGGTATCGTCTAGTAACCTGAAGGAGTTGAAGTTGAGGGGCTGTAATAGGTTGACTAATATGGCAATGGTCTCTATGGCTAGGAGGTGTAAGCAGTTGGAGACAGTTGATATAATGTATTGCTGTCGGATTGAAATGGAGGCGGTTGAGCTGTTTCTCTCGAATTCTTCTCATCTGAGACAGTTGCAGGTTGAGGAAAGCAAGCTTTCCGTTGTTGCCAAAAAATTGGTATCAAAAAATTGCATTGAGATTGTCGCCTAA